A single region of the Deefgea piscis genome encodes:
- a CDS encoding class II glutamine amidotransferase produces MCQLLGMNCNTPTDIVFSFEGFRRRGGLTAEHADGWGIAFFEDAGCRLFLDYLPSSSSPVADLVRSYPIKSKNVISHIRKATQGVINLANTHPFQRELWGKYWIFAHNGNLTELAKLEPSRFQPVGNTDSEQAFCWLLDQLAQQFSVMPSRIELHQALSLIAAQLAQHGCCNFLLSNGETLWAHCSTALHYIVRQAPFTVAHLSDMDLTVDFSNETRANDRVAVIATQPLTDNETWTAMQPGELLMFVDGEIQKT; encoded by the coding sequence ATGTGCCAGTTACTTGGAATGAATTGCAACACCCCAACCGACATTGTGTTTTCCTTTGAAGGATTTCGACGCCGTGGCGGACTCACTGCCGAACATGCCGATGGTTGGGGAATCGCTTTTTTTGAAGACGCAGGCTGCCGACTTTTTTTAGACTATCTACCATCGAGCAGTAGCCCCGTCGCTGATTTAGTCCGTAGCTATCCAATCAAAAGCAAAAATGTCATTTCGCATATTCGCAAAGCCACCCAAGGCGTGATTAACCTCGCCAACACCCACCCTTTTCAGCGTGAATTGTGGGGTAAATACTGGATCTTTGCGCATAATGGCAACCTCACCGAGCTCGCCAAGCTTGAGCCATCCCGCTTTCAGCCGGTGGGCAATACCGATAGTGAGCAGGCTTTTTGCTGGTTACTTGATCAGCTCGCGCAACAATTTAGCGTCATGCCAAGCCGCATCGAGCTCCATCAGGCATTAAGCCTCATTGCAGCGCAATTAGCGCAACATGGTTGCTGCAATTTTTTACTCTCAAATGGCGAAACCTTATGGGCCCACTGCTCAACGGCGCTGCACTATATCGTGCGCCAAGCGCCATTCACCGTCGCGCATTTGTCGGATATGGATTTAACGGTCGATTTTTCCAATGAAACGCGAGCCAATGATCGCGTTGCCGTCATTGCTACTCAGCCGCTCACCGACAATGAAACATGGACTGCCATGCAACCAGGCGAGCTATTGATGTTTGTGGATGGTGAGATACAAAAAACCTAA
- a CDS encoding toprim domain-containing protein, whose product MASILELKSRIDMEELAENRLGLKRGKGAKGNWYSPSHDDKNPSLSIFCKSGEWGFKDWSNEGAPHAKGSIIDLVIYCGKAHDPSDATKLLHEWYSIPFDKPDAPAAPVEKSLAEHIADKCLIDTSPAVEYLRSRKIGDAAIEAALRNRAIGFNDWTSTKSKAGEHGHGGPAAAFIVRTLNPGRVVAVDLRYINPELNGGSKTQCQGEKLGFGWTSDIKRLHAARTVYIVESPINALSIETAFPNEKHIAAYAIRGTGNIGTIDWTFLRGKQVRICLDHADKVHEKTGYRPGLKAAWDLHEKLTQMDIPALLIDQDLWDEGIDTNDVLQEHGPFKTAQYLKKIETWLIPGMAGKNERDGRHRIFLPSHDFHAYWKFRVKDDHTQYVKKSAPAEEGEDPDAIPRLEFDDLCGFRVNALSRVTIQSATATMTGDPDSQPKVQFAVSVQVPRHGVKLVRKVFDDEDLHNVTKWEKFGPIYSPANFKRMINILERTAEIGARRAVNFVGLAWSEGQMVVNEGPDTYFTEPDKQCPYYNLTFPSGTQADARAVIELFGATMKQNAASMLLAWSLGGHLKSLLGFWPHLQMQANKSAGKSTLIKKLERAIAFTMFSGQSLQTEFRLLTSVSHTSHPVGWEELSARKQDVIDKAVGLLQETYQYTVTRRGSDMTEYLLSAPVLLAGEDVPIRSLIGKIVRVELTGKKGTPIPDNSPRFPVKQWLRFLASLDRGRVQEKFNKAKSYCLDASSAARDDDGAMRMVNNYAALLCGWDLLTEFAGLPSSWNRLPQDLIAEMNSHTRETGADRQPWVWITEIALSEIAAGEFRHPYKWCTEIDPTTGKTEDVLCIRPAHIMDHISNKPALRDKWNGLPVKSDRVYKKQLDGGGVILKDPVERTINHKRVGNMVALSLSRMEQYALYATPLNGAPDSP is encoded by the coding sequence ATGGCAAGCATTTTAGAACTAAAAAGCCGTATTGATATGGAAGAGCTGGCCGAGAATCGCCTCGGTCTTAAGCGTGGCAAAGGCGCCAAGGGGAATTGGTATTCGCCGAGCCACGACGATAAAAATCCTTCACTCAGTATTTTTTGCAAGTCGGGCGAATGGGGCTTTAAAGACTGGAGCAATGAAGGTGCGCCGCACGCCAAGGGCAGCATTATTGATTTAGTCATTTACTGCGGCAAAGCGCACGATCCATCGGATGCGACTAAGTTGTTGCACGAGTGGTATAGCATCCCATTTGATAAACCCGATGCGCCGGCGGCGCCAGTCGAAAAATCACTGGCAGAACACATTGCCGACAAATGCTTGATCGATACATCACCTGCGGTTGAGTATCTACGCAGCCGCAAGATTGGCGACGCAGCGATTGAAGCTGCACTGCGTAATCGTGCTATCGGTTTTAACGACTGGACCAGCACCAAATCTAAAGCCGGCGAGCATGGCCATGGTGGCCCTGCTGCGGCGTTTATCGTTCGCACTTTAAACCCCGGCCGCGTGGTCGCCGTGGATTTACGCTATATCAATCCAGAGCTCAATGGCGGGTCAAAAACACAGTGTCAGGGTGAAAAGCTGGGGTTTGGTTGGACCAGCGATATCAAGCGCCTGCACGCAGCGCGTACGGTTTACATTGTTGAGTCACCGATTAATGCGCTGTCGATCGAGACGGCATTCCCCAATGAAAAACACATCGCTGCGTATGCCATTCGCGGTACCGGCAATATCGGCACCATCGACTGGACGTTTCTGCGCGGCAAGCAAGTGCGGATTTGCCTCGATCACGCGGATAAAGTGCATGAGAAAACCGGCTATCGCCCCGGACTAAAAGCCGCGTGGGATTTGCACGAAAAACTCACCCAAATGGATATCCCTGCCCTGCTCATCGATCAGGATTTGTGGGACGAAGGCATTGATACTAATGATGTGCTGCAAGAGCACGGCCCATTCAAAACGGCGCAATACCTGAAGAAAATCGAAACTTGGTTAATACCAGGTATGGCCGGCAAAAATGAGCGTGATGGCCGTCACCGGATTTTTCTGCCTAGCCATGATTTCCACGCCTACTGGAAATTTCGCGTTAAAGATGATCACACCCAATATGTAAAAAAATCTGCGCCGGCTGAAGAAGGTGAGGATCCGGATGCAATCCCACGTCTTGAGTTTGACGATCTGTGTGGCTTTCGTGTGAATGCGCTGAGCCGTGTGACGATCCAGTCGGCCACAGCCACGATGACGGGCGACCCCGACAGCCAACCCAAGGTGCAATTTGCCGTCTCGGTGCAAGTACCGCGCCATGGCGTGAAGCTGGTGCGTAAAGTGTTTGATGACGAGGATTTGCATAACGTCACCAAATGGGAAAAGTTCGGCCCGATCTATTCGCCGGCTAACTTCAAACGGATGATCAATATTCTGGAGCGTACCGCCGAAATCGGCGCGCGCCGTGCGGTGAATTTTGTCGGCCTCGCTTGGAGCGAAGGCCAAATGGTGGTGAACGAAGGGCCAGATACCTATTTCACCGAGCCCGACAAGCAGTGCCCGTATTACAACCTGACTTTCCCTTCTGGCACCCAAGCCGATGCCCGCGCCGTGATTGAGCTGTTTGGTGCGACGATGAAGCAGAATGCCGCCAGTATGTTGTTGGCTTGGTCGCTGGGTGGCCATTTGAAATCGTTGCTGGGCTTTTGGCCACACTTGCAAATGCAGGCGAATAAATCAGCAGGTAAATCAACGCTGATTAAAAAGCTCGAGCGGGCGATCGCCTTCACGATGTTTTCTGGCCAATCACTACAAACCGAGTTTCGTTTGCTGACTTCAGTAAGCCACACCAGCCATCCTGTGGGCTGGGAAGAATTGTCAGCGCGCAAGCAAGACGTGATCGACAAAGCGGTCGGCCTGCTGCAGGAAACGTACCAATACACCGTAACCCGTCGCGGTAGCGATATGACCGAGTACTTGCTCTCAGCCCCAGTGCTATTGGCGGGTGAAGATGTGCCGATTCGCAGCTTGATCGGCAAGATCGTCCGCGTTGAACTCACGGGTAAAAAAGGCACGCCGATCCCTGATAACTCACCGCGCTTTCCAGTGAAGCAATGGCTGCGTTTTTTGGCCAGCTTGGATCGTGGCCGCGTACAAGAGAAATTCAATAAAGCCAAGAGCTACTGTCTCGACGCCTCGAGCGCGGCGCGGGATGACGACGGCGCAATGCGGATGGTGAATAACTACGCGGCACTGCTATGCGGCTGGGATTTACTGACCGAATTTGCCGGACTGCCATCAAGCTGGAACCGCTTGCCGCAAGATCTGATTGCCGAAATGAATAGCCACACCCGAGAAACGGGTGCCGATCGTCAGCCTTGGGTTTGGATTACCGAGATTGCATTGTCTGAAATCGCTGCCGGCGAATTTAGGCATCCGTATAAATGGTGCACGGAAATCGACCCGACGACAGGTAAGACGGAAGACGTGCTGTGCATTCGCCCTGCCCACATCATGGATCACATCAGTAATAAACCCGCGCTGCGCGATAAATGGAACGGCCTGCCGGTTAAATCCGATCGCGTTTACAAAAAGCAGCTCGATGGCGGCGGCGTCATTCTGAAAGACCCCGTCGAGCGCACGATCAATCACAAGCGCGTCGGCAATATGGTCGCGCTGAGCTTGAGCCGCATGGAGCAATACGCACTGTATGCAACGCCACTTAATGGCGCACCAGATTCCCCGTAG
- a CDS encoding recombinase family protein, translated as MNKTAVIYARVSSTRQADDGLPIASQIEQAELKAEQLGAQVLKVFKDEGISGRSAEKRPAFQDAIAFCAAFDVEYFICWSTSRFARNKIDAASYKKLLADGNTKLVYITTDIDEDTDEGWFTGSLLEIVDEHYSRVVSRDTRRSMMKNARDGFFNGGRVPFGYTPKAEGKRRRLQINELEAQTIRDIFNLCLVGMGSKAIAMKLNETGQLKNGKKWDKNTVSLVLKNPVYAGLTVFNRTNNAGNNRPVDEWIITPSHAGIITQDLFDNAQILIGQRAPAAEGGSPHSNFVFTGILRCGDCGAAMQVESATGRNKTYHYYNCRSALKGIGCENRRIPAHELDDYLSETILNGILTPRRVSEAVKEIHTLTSEWNETISRRRSAQLAEVKKLQGRRTKLFEILELYGKDAPNLGDITVRLRELNDDIKQAELGLTEINDYTSTDFDLKETEILRASALMREIIEKCTDPKKKRTFYSQILDRIIIRHDGWIDIEYQPLKIINRPIKEAVHSTANWLLDLGSNQGHTD; from the coding sequence ATGAATAAAACAGCCGTAATCTACGCCCGTGTATCTAGCACTCGCCAAGCCGATGATGGCCTGCCTATCGCCAGTCAGATTGAGCAAGCCGAACTCAAAGCCGAACAGCTCGGGGCACAAGTGCTTAAAGTGTTCAAAGATGAGGGAATCAGTGGTCGCAGCGCCGAAAAACGCCCTGCATTTCAAGACGCGATCGCCTTTTGTGCCGCATTTGACGTTGAATACTTCATCTGCTGGAGTACGAGCCGGTTTGCCCGGAACAAAATTGATGCCGCCAGCTATAAAAAGCTCTTGGCAGATGGCAATACCAAGCTGGTATACATCACAACCGATATTGACGAAGACACTGATGAAGGCTGGTTTACCGGATCATTGCTAGAAATCGTTGATGAGCATTACAGCCGAGTTGTCTCACGCGACACGCGCCGATCGATGATGAAAAATGCCAGAGATGGTTTCTTTAATGGCGGTCGAGTACCGTTTGGCTATACCCCAAAAGCCGAAGGGAAACGTCGCCGGCTACAAATCAATGAATTAGAAGCCCAAACCATTCGCGATATCTTTAACCTTTGCCTCGTCGGCATGGGAAGTAAAGCCATCGCCATGAAGCTAAATGAAACTGGGCAACTAAAAAACGGTAAAAAATGGGACAAAAATACAGTATCACTAGTCCTTAAAAATCCAGTTTATGCCGGATTAACTGTATTTAATCGCACTAATAATGCTGGGAACAACCGACCTGTCGATGAATGGATCATTACCCCTAGTCACGCAGGAATCATCACCCAAGACCTGTTTGATAACGCACAAATCCTAATTGGCCAGCGAGCGCCAGCAGCAGAAGGCGGTAGTCCGCATAGTAATTTCGTATTCACCGGGATTTTGCGCTGCGGCGACTGTGGCGCCGCGATGCAAGTTGAAAGCGCCACCGGGCGCAATAAAACGTACCACTATTACAATTGCCGATCGGCGCTTAAAGGCATTGGCTGCGAAAACCGACGAATTCCAGCTCATGAACTGGATGACTACCTCAGCGAAACCATACTTAATGGCATATTAACCCCGCGCCGAGTATCAGAAGCGGTAAAAGAAATTCACACGTTAACCAGCGAATGGAACGAAACCATCAGCCGTCGACGCTCAGCACAACTTGCTGAAGTGAAAAAACTACAAGGACGTCGCACAAAACTATTTGAAATTCTTGAACTGTATGGGAAAGACGCACCAAATCTAGGCGATATCACGGTTCGACTGCGTGAACTAAATGATGACATCAAGCAAGCAGAGCTAGGTTTGACTGAAATTAACGACTACACATCGACAGATTTCGATTTAAAAGAGACAGAAATCTTGAGAGCTAGCGCATTAATGAGAGAAATTATCGAGAAATGTACCGATCCAAAGAAAAAGAGAACTTTTTACTCTCAAATATTGGACCGGATAATCATTAGGCATGATGGCTGGATTGACATAGAATATCAGCCGCTGAAAATAATAAACCGCCCCATAAAGGAGGCGGTTCATAGTACTGCAAATTGGCTCCTCGACCTGGGCTCGAACCAGGGACACACGGATTAA
- a CDS encoding HU family DNA-binding protein, which produces MAKNIVALLTNILIYFPLALKRSQCMNKQDLIRQVAEATGLTDKKTDEVLNQLGEVIRTALAKGDEVILPGVGKLEVTERAARSGRNPSTGETIQIAASRAPKFKALKVLKDAINA; this is translated from the coding sequence ATGGCGAAAAACATTGTCGCCCTTCTAACTAATATTCTGATTTATTTCCCCTTAGCGCTCAAAAGGAGCCAATGTATGAACAAGCAAGACTTAATCCGCCAAGTTGCTGAAGCCACAGGTTTGACGGACAAAAAGACCGATGAAGTGCTCAATCAATTGGGTGAGGTGATTCGCACGGCTTTGGCCAAAGGCGATGAGGTGATATTACCCGGTGTAGGCAAACTGGAAGTGACAGAGCGCGCAGCGCGTTCTGGCCGAAATCCAAGCACGGGCGAGACGATTCAGATTGCTGCGAGCCGTGCCCCGAAGTTCAAGGCATTGAAGGTACTGAAAGACGCAATTAACGCTTAA
- a CDS encoding site-specific integrase — MNRDLTEDELRRLFKCLKNHRADPLARRDLAVYQFLNETGLRINEFAQTTKGDARQWIQNARLFIAASRRKGVRTQAGRIERRDHSYLLNQTASNALRELLTLNEQQMRSQGDLWDDDCPLVVAKTGAALSVRSYQARLQGWANQAGLPAGISPHCFRHTVAQRTRRQTVASDPFLQVAYKLGQSARASAMLYSKPSRQELEAEAERLEGHRGGRTPKREFLRGMHA, encoded by the coding sequence ATGAACCGAGATCTTACCGAGGATGAGCTCAGGCGCTTATTTAAGTGTCTGAAAAATCACCGTGCCGACCCACTGGCCCGCCGTGATCTGGCCGTATACCAGTTTTTGAATGAAACCGGTTTGCGCATCAATGAATTTGCTCAAACCACCAAAGGCGATGCGCGGCAGTGGATTCAGAATGCGCGCTTATTTATCGCTGCTAGCCGCCGTAAAGGCGTACGGACTCAAGCCGGACGTATCGAGCGCCGCGATCACAGCTATTTACTCAATCAAACTGCGAGCAACGCGCTGCGTGAGTTATTGACGCTCAACGAGCAACAAATGCGCAGCCAAGGCGACCTTTGGGATGACGATTGCCCCTTAGTGGTTGCCAAAACAGGCGCAGCATTATCGGTTCGCAGCTATCAAGCCCGTTTACAGGGCTGGGCCAATCAAGCCGGGCTGCCAGCAGGGATTTCACCGCATTGTTTTCGCCATACCGTTGCTCAGCGCACTCGCCGTCAAACGGTCGCCTCTGATCCATTTTTACAAGTGGCCTACAAACTAGGCCAATCAGCCCGCGCCAGCGCGATGCTGTATTCAAAACCGAGCCGCCAAGAGCTGGAAGCTGAAGCCGAGCGACTTGAAGGCCATCGCGGCGGCCGTACGCCAAAGCGTGAGTTTTTACGGGGGATGCACGCATGA
- a CDS encoding phage regulatory CII family protein, whose protein sequence is MKALPPNNFAEAAQAVIHDYGVAALAGLMGMPVSTLYNKANPHDTQAQLTAAEVAVITSITRDLRMMKALSHATGGAFFVVPKLDHVPDTELLDLVGEVGIKKGIVHSEMSKAFADRVLQRHEFNAIDRAANDLHGAVAVLLGRLEGMIDE, encoded by the coding sequence ATGAAAGCATTACCTCCAAATAACTTTGCCGAAGCCGCTCAAGCCGTTATCCACGACTATGGCGTAGCTGCTTTAGCCGGATTAATGGGCATGCCAGTGAGTACGCTTTACAACAAAGCGAACCCGCATGACACCCAAGCGCAGCTGACTGCAGCTGAGGTTGCGGTAATAACTTCAATTACTCGCGATTTGCGAATGATGAAAGCGCTAAGCCATGCTACTGGCGGCGCTTTTTTTGTGGTGCCAAAGCTGGATCACGTTCCCGACACTGAGCTGCTGGATTTGGTGGGCGAAGTGGGAATTAAAAAAGGGATTGTGCATAGCGAAATGAGCAAGGCTTTTGCCGATCGCGTATTGCAACGGCATGAATTTAACGCGATTGATCGTGCGGCCAATGATTTACACGGTGCAGTCGCTGTTTTGTTAGGCCGGCTAGAAGGAATGATCGATGAATGA
- a CDS encoding tyrosine-type recombinase/integrase: MQQLIDGFIDFKTLNDGRSIRTGQSYRDILLRYALFLGDTDPCSVTEETLLVFTGMHLNKTFNLHARSRVPYVACIRGFYEWLDRKGYLLGANPAANLPYPKAGKPLPDVIELANAEKLISAPDLSTFEGVRDAAMLAILLGCGLRLSGLVAMNRSHLQTYIVKEQPRMAVRVLEKGDKERQLPVPREAELLLRVYLEHPDHALYDCALPDGDSPMWISTHNRRTPEHEQHGDRRRLTKRGIQSIIIRLGTKVGIPRQQLHPHALRHRFGTELTESDVPLNQTGELLGHASLESTKIYLHLAMVKKTEAMDRGNPLAKIRSPASELLRRLDSKHS; the protein is encoded by the coding sequence ATGCAGCAGTTGATTGACGGGTTTATTGACTTCAAAACGCTGAATGATGGCCGCTCTATCCGCACGGGCCAGTCATACCGCGATATTTTGCTGCGGTATGCGCTGTTTTTAGGCGATACGGATCCGTGCTCAGTGACTGAAGAAACCTTACTGGTGTTTACTGGGATGCATTTGAATAAGACATTCAATCTGCATGCTCGCTCGCGGGTGCCGTATGTGGCTTGCATCCGGGGGTTTTATGAATGGCTTGATCGGAAGGGTTATTTGCTTGGAGCGAATCCCGCTGCAAACCTACCGTACCCCAAGGCAGGCAAGCCTTTACCCGATGTCATTGAGTTGGCCAACGCGGAGAAGTTAATTAGCGCGCCAGATTTGTCGACGTTCGAGGGGGTGCGTGATGCGGCAATGTTGGCGATTTTACTGGGTTGTGGTTTGCGTTTATCGGGCTTGGTGGCGATGAATCGCTCTCACTTGCAAACTTATATAGTGAAAGAGCAGCCGCGTATGGCGGTCCGAGTTCTGGAAAAGGGAGATAAGGAGCGGCAGTTGCCCGTCCCCCGTGAGGCCGAGTTATTGCTGCGGGTGTATTTAGAGCATCCTGATCACGCACTGTATGACTGTGCGCTGCCCGATGGTGACTCACCCATGTGGATCTCAACACATAATCGACGAACGCCAGAGCATGAGCAACATGGTGATCGTCGCCGCCTAACAAAGCGGGGTATACAGTCAATCATCATACGATTAGGGACTAAGGTCGGTATACCCAGACAACAACTACACCCGCATGCTTTGCGTCATCGCTTTGGCACTGAGTTGACCGAGAGCGACGTACCGCTAAATCAAACCGGTGAACTACTGGGCCATGCGTCGCTCGAGTCGACCAAGATCTACCTGCACTTGGCTATGGTTAAAAAGACTGAGGCGATGGACCGTGGCAATCCGCTGGCCAAGATCAGGTCACCCGCTTCTGAGCTACTGCGGCGCTTGGATAGCAAGCACAGCTAG
- a CDS encoding AsmA family protein — protein sequence MTTSPKKILIGSTLFLGFAASLPLIVPYGAFKNSLETKLSQMNGGKTQIAHIEFSYQPTPVFILRDVVIERPETAQIAEIIIPVTSYNLLNWGKSMRNVLIRNAVLSRAFALDLPNRIKTDDHNGFRVDRLALEKVSIKLDRRTIGPIDGELRFRPNGNIEDLVIRTDQDRAEIQVQPTEPGQFKVQFNASNWELPLGQPVKFDFLKLIGTADANGWTISDIRADLYGGLVTGSAQLNWQSDWQLTGHIFAKNISVEPLMSLYSPITRSTGRMNADASFKYQGATEQQLFKQAQIQGRFIIQDGTLHNFDLITPLKSQTPTTLRRGGQTNFSSLSGSIAINDKSVSLYNLILQSGKFRANGELRVSQQKISGSIGTQLAAGAMMANNQLSISGQLAAPELNSRGTLRPNHEERSPSAETEAPKPEN from the coding sequence ATGACGACTAGCCCAAAAAAAATCCTCATCGGCAGCACTCTATTCCTTGGCTTTGCCGCTTCCTTGCCTTTGATTGTGCCCTATGGCGCCTTCAAAAACAGTTTAGAAACAAAGCTCTCGCAGATGAATGGCGGAAAAACGCAAATTGCGCATATCGAATTTAGTTATCAGCCTACGCCAGTATTTATTTTACGTGATGTGGTGATCGAACGGCCTGAGACCGCCCAAATTGCAGAGATTATTATTCCAGTCACTAGCTACAATCTTTTGAATTGGGGTAAATCGATGCGAAATGTGCTAATTCGCAACGCTGTCTTATCTCGCGCCTTTGCGCTGGATTTGCCAAATCGAATCAAAACTGACGATCACAATGGCTTTCGAGTCGATCGACTAGCATTAGAGAAAGTCTCAATCAAACTCGATCGCCGCACTATTGGCCCGATTGATGGTGAATTACGCTTCAGGCCCAATGGCAATATCGAAGATCTGGTTATTCGTACCGATCAAGACCGCGCAGAAATTCAAGTCCAACCCACAGAGCCGGGGCAATTCAAAGTACAATTTAACGCCAGCAACTGGGAGCTACCTTTAGGTCAACCGGTTAAATTTGATTTTCTTAAACTCATCGGTACCGCCGACGCCAATGGTTGGACCATTTCAGATATTCGAGCAGATCTTTATGGCGGCCTCGTTACCGGCTCAGCACAACTTAACTGGCAATCGGACTGGCAACTCACCGGACACATTTTTGCCAAGAATATCTCTGTCGAGCCATTAATGAGTTTATATAGTCCCATTACACGCAGCACCGGTCGAATGAATGCCGACGCTAGCTTTAAATATCAAGGCGCCACTGAGCAACAATTATTTAAACAAGCACAGATCCAAGGTCGCTTTATTATTCAAGACGGTACTTTGCATAACTTTGATTTGATCACACCACTCAAATCGCAAACTCCAACGACATTACGCCGTGGCGGACAAACCAATTTCAGTAGTTTATCTGGGAGTATTGCCATCAACGACAAGAGTGTCTCGCTCTACAACCTAATACTCCAGTCCGGAAAATTTCGCGCCAATGGCGAATTACGCGTTTCACAACAAAAAATCAGCGGATCAATTGGCACGCAACTCGCCGCGGGCGCAATGATGGCCAATAATCAGCTCAGTATTTCCGGCCAATTGGCCGCGCCTGAATTAAACAGTCGTGGCACGCTACGCCCCAATCATGAAGAACGAAGCCCCAGCGCCGAAACCGAAGCGCCTAAACCAGAAAACTAA
- a CDS encoding enoyl-ACP reductase FabI — protein MGFLANKKILICGLLSDRSIAYGIAQACRREGAELAFTYVGEDLKDRVVRLAADFDSTIVLPCDVGSDEQIEALFPALAEYWPTFDGLVHSIGFAPRDALKGDYLDAVTRENFKIAHDISSYSFAALAKAARPMLNEKASLVTMSYLGAERAIPNYNVMGLAKASLEANVRYMAAALGTSKEIRVNGVSAGPIKTLAAAGISDFGKLLKGAAEATPSKRNVTKEEVGNVTAFLLSDLCSGMTGEILHVDVGFSIGAGALAG, from the coding sequence ATGGGGTTTCTCGCTAATAAAAAAATCTTAATCTGCGGTCTACTTTCAGATCGCTCTATCGCCTATGGCATTGCCCAAGCTTGCCGCCGTGAAGGTGCTGAACTGGCTTTCACCTACGTGGGTGAAGATCTAAAAGATCGTGTTGTTCGTTTAGCTGCTGACTTTGACTCAACCATCGTTCTACCCTGTGATGTGGGTAGTGATGAGCAAATCGAAGCGCTATTTCCAGCATTGGCCGAATATTGGCCAACGTTTGATGGTCTGGTGCACTCGATTGGCTTTGCGCCACGCGATGCCTTAAAAGGCGACTATCTGGATGCTGTGACACGTGAAAACTTTAAAATCGCTCACGATATCAGCTCGTACAGCTTTGCCGCACTCGCTAAAGCCGCACGTCCGATGCTCAATGAAAAAGCGTCATTAGTCACGATGTCTTATCTTGGCGCTGAACGCGCGATCCCAAATTACAATGTAATGGGATTGGCTAAAGCCAGCCTTGAAGCCAATGTTCGCTATATGGCAGCGGCATTGGGCACCAGCAAAGAAATCCGTGTTAACGGCGTTTCTGCTGGCCCAATCAAAACTTTAGCTGCAGCTGGGATTTCGGACTTTGGTAAATTGCTTAAAGGCGCGGCAGAAGCAACGCCGTCTAAACGCAATGTCACCAAAGAAGAAGTGGGTAATGTCACTGCCTTCTTATTGTCTGACTTATGCTCAGGCATGACCGGCGAAATCTTGCACGTTGATGTGGGTTTTAGTATCGGCGCAGGCGCTTTGGCGGGTTAA
- the ygfZ gene encoding CAF17-like 4Fe-4S cluster assembly/insertion protein YgfZ produces the protein MTWTAFLQQAGAQFEAHLVTHFTQTDTELAALEQNWVICPLSQYGLIRFSGEDSQAFLQGQLSSDIRALDLNSVQYSSYSTPKGRMLASFLVSRQQDDYVLQIAAELQASIQKRLSMFIMRSKTKASDANADWVQIGVAGPAASAQIETCFGSVPAAMTVQHHANASVIGLEGGRFQIMASPEVMATLWTELISKGAQAAGTSVWQLTEIRAGSPWVTAATQEEFVPQMANMELIGGVNFKKGCYPGQEIVARMQYLGKTKRRTYRMHVDSREVLAGQDVYSSDSDGQSSGKIMLAAPSPTGGSEVLVVAQIASLPLGLHLIDANGPQLTQLNLPYALN, from the coding sequence ATGACATGGACCGCATTTTTACAGCAAGCCGGCGCCCAATTCGAAGCGCACCTCGTCACCCACTTTACACAGACCGATACAGAATTGGCCGCACTAGAACAAAATTGGGTTATCTGCCCACTCAGTCAATACGGTTTAATTCGTTTTAGTGGCGAAGACAGCCAAGCATTTTTGCAAGGCCAACTCTCAAGTGACATTCGTGCGCTAGACCTGAACTCGGTCCAATACTCGAGTTACTCAACGCCAAAAGGTCGTATGCTAGCGAGCTTTTTAGTGTCACGTCAGCAAGACGACTATGTATTACAAATCGCTGCCGAGCTACAAGCCAGCATTCAAAAACGCTTGAGCATGTTTATTATGCGTAGCAAAACCAAGGCCAGCGATGCCAATGCCGACTGGGTGCAAATCGGTGTGGCAGGTCCTGCAGCTAGCGCGCAAATTGAGACATGCTTTGGCAGCGTACCGGCCGCAATGACAGTACAACATCATGCCAATGCCAGCGTTATCGGACTTGAAGGTGGCCGCTTTCAAATTATGGCTTCACCTGAAGTGATGGCGACGCTCTGGACTGAATTGATCAGCAAGGGCGCACAAGCAGCGGGAACGAGCGTTTGGCAGCTCACCGAAATTCGCGCTGGCAGCCCATGGGTGACCGCAGCTACCCAAGAAGAATTTGTGCCACAAATGGCCAATATGGAATTAATTGGTGGCGTTAACTTTAAGAAGGGCTGCTACCCGGGCCAAGAAATTGTCGCCAGAATGCAATATTTAGGTAAAACGAAACGCCGAACCTATCGCATGCATGTCGATAGCCGCGAGGTGCTGGCTGGACAGGACGTTTATAGCTCGGACTCAGACGGCCAAAGCAGCGGTAAAATCATGCTCGCAGCCCCTAGCCCTACCGGCGGTTCAGAAGTTCTCGTGGTCGCACAAATTGCCAGTTTACCGCTGGGATTGCATTTAATTGACGCCAATGGTCCGCAATTGACGCAATTAAACCTGCCATATGCACTCAACTGA